The Elusimicrobiota bacterium sequence GAACCGGTTGGAATATCTCCGGTTCTTGAGCGTCGGGCAAGCCCGTCTCACCCTGGATGAAAAAACCTTTGCTGGCCAGGCCGTCGTTGACAAAGTCGCCTCCACCGACGTTTCGGAATCCTCCGCGCAAGGAATGGACCATATTCGCCGAACGAACCACAGCCTGATGCTGTGGGACGAAGCGCACAATTTCTATGGCATTGATCAATCCATCGTGCCGACCCCCAACCCCAGATATCCCCCTCACTGCTGGGTTTTGCTGAAAGACCATGCCAAAGGGAGCCTGCGGAAAGGGTTCAAGGCCAACGTCCAGGTCAACAAAGACCCATTAGGGACTCCGACCCTATGGAAAATCGAAATACCGTATTTGGATGGACCGAAGTTGACCTTGAAATTCGTCGGTGAACTTTCGCGGGCGGGAGACGTGACGGGAAGGGTGGCCGGCGAAGTCCAAGACGGTCGTGGGATCCGTAAGGTGGTCGGCTACGGAAGTTACGACGACATTTTTTAGAACAAAACCCGTGCGACCGTTTTATTTTTTTTCTAGCCGGACCCGGTGACGGGAGGCCACGATGATCCCCGCGCACTGGGAGGCCCCGCAAAGGCAGGGGGCCGGGTCGTCGCGAAAGGAATAGCCGTAGTCGTAGGTGATCTCTTCCCCCTTTAATATCGGGCGAAGCGACCTCAGCCAAATCTCCCCTCCGGCATTTTCACTTTCGGCGTTCGGGGCGCAGGAATGGTTGGCGTGTCGGCCCAGATTCCATTTCACGGACCCATCCACGGCCTCCCGCCGGTTCACCCGAAAGACAAACGTGTTTCCTTCCGCCGCCGCTCGGCGCCCTTGCTCCAGCGACAACCGAGGCCCGCTGTATTTCACCATCCGGGTCCCCGCGGGAATATCGGTCCGGGCGAAAAGCCCGTTCCCGTGAATGCCCGACCCTTTGGCGAACACCCACTGGTTGTTATCGCGTTTTGCGCGATTTGTCAGTTTAGCTCTCCGAAGTGATTTTTGTCGTTGCCCGATTTATCGGGCGATTGTTCGTCAGAAGAACTCGTCTTGGAAAGAGGTGGCCCCATAAATGGGGCAACTACAAAATGCATGCTCGGTCGGGTGCATCAGGCGTTAGAGAGAAGGAGCCAAAACCAATCGTTTATTCGTCGAGGGCGGCCTCGACGGCTTTTTGAAGGTTGTCGGAGAGGGGATCCTCCCGGCTTCCAAAACGGGCCACGACATGGCCTTGCCGGTTGATTAAAAACTTATTGAAGTTCCAAGAAATGCCGCCGGAGAATTCGGGGTTCGTCTCCGGCGAAGTCAACCACTGGTAAAGAGGGTGTTGATCCTTCCCCTTGACGGAAATCTTGGAAAACATCGGAAAAGTGACGCTGTATTTTGTGGTGCAGAAGGATTTAATCTCCGCGTCGGACCCCGGCTCTTGCCACAGAAAATTGTTCGCCGGAAACCCCAGCACCGCGAACCCTTTGTCCTTGAATTTCTGATACAGCGCCTCCAACCCTTCGTATTGCGGCGTAAACC is a genomic window containing:
- a CDS encoding glutathione peroxidase; the protein is MNTVYDFTMKDIHGKETPLSDYKGKVFLIVNVASRCGFTPQYEGLEALYQKFKDKGFAVLGFPANNFLWQEPGSDAEIKSFCTTKYSVTFPMFSKISVKGKDQHPLYQWLTSPETNPEFSGGISWNFNKFLINRQGHVVARFGSREDPLSDNLQKAVEAALDE
- a CDS encoding SET domain-containing protein-lysine N-methyltransferase, with the translated sequence MFAKGSGIHGNGLFARTDIPAGTRMVKYSGPRLSLEQGRRAAAEGNTFVFRVNRREAVDGSVKWNLGRHANHSCAPNAESENAGGEIWLRSLRPILKGEEITYDYGYSFRDDPAPCLCGASQCAGIIVASRHRVRLEKK